CGGCGCGAGACCTACACCGGCAACTGGCTGCCGGAGCCGGTGGTGACCGATCTCGGCGGCGCGGATCCCCTGGCGGCCGTGGTGGCCCGCGAGGATGCCCGGTTCGCGGCGATGGTGGTGCTGGAGCGCCTCTCGCCCGATCAGCGGGTCGCGTTCGTGCTGCACGACGGGTTCGCGGTGCCGTTCGCCGAAATCGCCGACGTGCTGGGCACCACCGAGGCGGCCGCCCGGCAGTCGGCGTCGCGGGCCCGCAAGGCCGTCAGCGCCGAGCCACCGCCCGAGCCCGACCCGTCGCACGCCGAGGTGGTCGGCCGGCTGATGGCCGCGATGGCCGCCGGCGACCTGGACACCGTCGTTTCGCTGCTGCATCCCGACGTCACCTTCACCGGTGATTCGAATGGCAAGGCGCCCACCGCCGTTCAGGTCATCCACGGCCCGGACAAGGTGGTGCGGTTCATGCTGGGCCTGGCGCAGCGCTACGGGCCGGCGATGTTCAGCTCGTATCAGCTGGGACTGGTCAACGGCGAAC
This genomic interval from Mycobacterium sp. SMC-2 contains the following:
- a CDS encoding sigma-70 family RNA polymerase sigma factor is translated as MTAAQQVSEFESLRPHLMSVAYRLTGTVADAEDIVQDAWLRWVGQGADITDLRAWLTTVVSRLALDKLRSAAHRRETYTGNWLPEPVVTDLGGADPLAAVVAREDARFAAMVVLERLSPDQRVAFVLHDGFAVPFAEIADVLGTTEAAARQSASRARKAVSAEPPPEPDPSHAEVVGRLMAAMAAGDLDTVVSLLHPDVTFTGDSNGKAPTAVQVIHGPDKVVRFMLGLAQRYGPAMFSSYQLGLVNGELGIYTAGCPASDGYREMMPRITAITVRDGKVCALWDIANPEKFTGSPLRRP